The genomic DNA aacaaccccttcccggcctgacttctgtgcaggttcgccggagcttcgtgcaaccagtcgaagatccacaccagcagccggggagcgccacgtgcccagcgtccgttggttcagcattcggacaggatcataagtcattgactaaagagtcatttcatggacatgtgaagtctttgggactttgaagaatgtaacttattataagacattttgataaataaaaatgttatgatctattcaatgtatatatctttgttacattcgaataaaagtctcgataagcatgttggcagattaagattggtccactcacatagacaatcatctttatttgttaagtataaatagaggtgaGACCGTTatttatgggacaacttatgtagctgtgaatagagatatacccataagttaaggtcgctttGATAATTGTGTTAAGataagatcatttatgtaatgattggagtaaatgcactcaccatttactgaatctgcttaaggctagattagaattcatatgttgaatttaggattatacattaggtatgtctagatcaaaatccgTATGataaattttggaaaaaatatgcgctctttttagtaaagagaataacatcgtagcatgtgattcataccacatgtgctatagcgacaagaagggtagtaagaGAATGGAttcctgcttctctactatgtgagacccttgagattataagttaatctcaatcttaccctaagttaCTATTTAGCTGTcaacttgaagttctgatcagtgtctgctactttagcatgtttcctattggctatggatgattcggtttatggagcataactaggaaagcgactgattagaatgaatagattctagctaaaaaggaagattaagattgatttatatttgtgacatttattcactgatatcaattacatttttagttcagtacataaaatgtaattgtgaataatttgtttaattggagatgttgaacatgctcttgacatatagtcaGTATGAAGAATTAGAGAtattcataatgatgtaaataatttaatctggagtAAAGGCAAGTCATTGACATCTCTGATTTGTTCTAAAGAGTagttatgtaaggtgtaacaatatTTTTAGCAATAAATGCTCAGTATGTTTGCTGTTGCACGAATCATTTTCTcgaatgtatggaatggatgttcttatatggtctttgtgactaattaatttatgctctggtcttcgtgacttgatcatcataaagtctatgtgacttatttggtctttgtgactaattaattttgctaTGGTCTTCGTGACTTTATCGTCAAATAGTCTATATGACTTAATCGGTCTTTGTGGCTAATTAATATTTGGCTTTGGCATTGTGACATGATCGCCTCGTAGTCTAtatgactgacatggtctatgtgaccaaataACCTttttggattgacttggacgagtgggagacgTTGGACGTTGCATCAGTTACAACGTCAtgaagatgaaggggtgcccattcaccttcatcttcctccattgaaagccATCAAAGCATCGGTTAGTAATTGTTGTTTGCTTCCTATTTAAAATTACGTCCAAGAACAATCagcaagaaaaaaagaaaaaaaaaaaggaagaggcgACGGTGATCAGTGTGTGCAGAAGCGACGATGAGCAAAGGAGAACATCCGAGAGGAAAGGGATTTGGCTCGTTAAACTCGAAGAGCTTTCCGGTTCATCCGTGATCGCACTTCCAACAGCAGCGACGTTCGACAACTTCTTCGATTTCTTCAGAAGATCACTGTGAATGGTtacaactttattttttttatttaattcatGCTGTCAAAGACACAACAATAAATATATTGGGTCAGTGacattagaaaatatatttttctcaaatttttaagttaaaatcaagtgtgatatttaattaattttgtattaGGGAGAGTCTGTTAAAAAACTAAATTGAAGATTACATacattgtgtgtgtgcatgatgaCTAGTACTTAGTAGATGGATTAACTCATTGaagattaaaaactaaaaaagttTAAATcgataatataattaaaatttagacCCAATAAATATATAATTGGCATTACCATAACATATGAGATTTAGCTTGAATTACATTGATAAATTTAGTTCAACAAAGAATCTTACCATGCTTtggattaaaatttaaaataaggtTATGTTGTCACCCTAGTTTAAAAGGGAAACCCTAAAAGGCCTAAAATAAGTTTTTACATATAGTTTGGGTTTAAGTTATCATGGCAACTCAAATGAAGATAGAATTTTAATCTACAGACTTAATGACTAATTAAACTCATCTTATACTTGAATTGGATTGATTAAATTGCATGGCTTACTTTTCTCTAAAATATGTTCCAATTGCAACTTTGACTTTGACATCTTTTGATCAACCTATTAAGCACTTTTTTTAACTTGATCCAATGCATAATGAGACATTTAAAAAGCTCAACAATAGAAAAGTCCTTCCTTCGGGTGGTCTTAGCTTGTTTGGTGCAACTTGATCTCCATCTCGATCTCCATCATCTCTTCTAAGTGACGAATAGGTGTTAGGAAGGGTCAATCGTAGCGAGATTATACAAATTTAACTTCTGAACCATGATTTAAGGTCTAAAGAAACCCTCGAAGGTCACACATATGACAAAAGACGATTCACTCACCTCCAGCGTCTCTATTAATTAATACATCTCTAGATCAATACGGATCTAAATCAATACGGAATAGGAAAATTATGGTTAACTACTAGTTATTAGTATAGGCGGCCAAGATATGAAGAAAAGTATGTTCGGATACGTCAAATTTTGACCCTAAAACCTTATGTAATAACATCATACACCTCAACCACGGTATTACACTGAGAAGAGCCTTGAGGGTCACACAtggtagtaaaaaaaaaaaaagtaaaattcacCATCTAATGTCTTTACATGATCGATCGTATAACTATATGcgaataaataaatcaaaaagtTGTACTTGACCAGTACGCCACACATGGTCCTAGAAGAGATAATTAGACCTAACTTTAggcctacaatataaattatactcTGAGGGGATTTGTAGAAGTAGATAAATCCTTGTTCGAATTGTGACATGCATCCTTAAAACTCAAGGGACCTCTTCTAAGACAGACTTAGTTCCACAAAGTATGGCCCTTATCCTACGTGGACTAAGGATATATCCAAATCTACAACGCAATCTATCTTATCCGATACAATCCACATGTCCTGTCCCCGTTCGCCACTCTACCTGCAATGGAATCCACAGCCTGTTTCACACATCACACGAATATGAGAGATCCTGTCACCTCTCTATATACACACAATTTCTCACTCCTACGTATCAGTTATCTGCAGCAGAAAGAAAGCGGCCATGGCAGCAGCGACCTCCTCTGTCACAGGCTTGGCTCTTCCGTCACTGAACAATGGTAATCGAGCTTCAGGTTCACTGATCGGTTCATGGTTCCATGACACTGTAATTCTGAATGGACAGGTTTCCTGAAGCCTCAAGTGGCTGCCAGAGTCTCTCTGCAGCAGAAACCAACCTCAGGCCCCGGGAAGTTCACCTGCAGGTACGAAAAGATTTAATGTGAATATGTACTTTAGGAATAAATAAAATTGTTGTTGTTAACTGAAGCTTTCCGAGAGATTGGCTCCGCACCGACTTGAACGtgatcgggttcgggttgatcggatgGATCGCGCCGTCGAGCATCCCGGTGATCAATGGCAAGAGCTTGACCGGGCTGTTCTTTGAGAGCATCGGCGCGGAGCTGGCTCACTGGCCGACAGGACCAGCTCTCACTTCACAATTTTGGTTAGCTACAGGATTTAGCTCTTTTCTTTTACTAAAAACAAAACAATAAAGTGCTGATGGGTTAATAATTGTGCAGGTTGTGGTTGGTCACATGGCATATTGGTCTGTTCCTCACCCTCACTTTTGGACAAATAGGCTTCAAGGGAAGGACTGAGGACTACTTCAGCAAATAAGAGACATATGATCTGTGTATTTATGATACTTTCTTTCCTGATCTTCTTTGTGATCAGTAATTATGTACCAATTGTGATTTCTCAGTTCTTATTCCTTAGTCACGAAAGAACATATATATTGTTAAGTAGGATAGACATGATATGCAAGGCTAAGTTGAAACAGAGTTAAACAAGTGATCCTGATGAAGAAAATACTTGATGCAGTGAAATTTTACGGCCACACGTTGGATGTCGGTGGACGTCCCGATCGAAGAGGGAGGTTGTTCTATAGATAAGAAAAAACACGTTAGAGGGCACTGAGAGTAGGGAGGAGATTCGTGGATGGCTCATATTTTGCTTGTGACCTGTTTGGCCCTATAGATCATGAAAGTAGGGAGGAAGTTTGTGAAGAAACTATCGTGGTTCATGTTTGCTTGTGAATTGTTGAGTTCGGCTAGAAGAACTCGGCTTGATAATTCGATTCGACTAAAAATGACTTGGCAACTTGGACTAACTTGGCCAAGAGGTGACTTGACTCAAAATGACTTGGTAGCTTGGACTAACTCGGCCGAGTGACTAGGCTAGAATAACTCAGCCAAGAGATTGTTGGATACATGTGAATGGAAAAAAGGTGGAGAGGAAAGAGGTTCCATTGTGAATAAGATTTTACTCGTCTCACATTGAAAGTTTCAAGATATAGTGGTTGTTTTATATTATTTCACAAGCATTGTAGATGTGAACAAATGTATGAGAGAAGATTCTCTCTCATGCGTGGATGCGTAAAGGTATGCAAATCTAAGGTCCTAATTGCACTGAACTAAGTTAACTTCCTCCACCTTCATTCTCCTAAATCTTCTCTCATGCCTCGAAGGAGGACGAATATGTTTTAAGGCAAGCCTCGACATCTTCTTAGATCTTCTTTCCCGCACTCGGTGTAAGGAGTTTGTAACTCAGACTCTATAGTCGCGAGTCTGCATTCAGGAGTCAAAAATCTACAGTCGAGCGTCtgtcaagaaaataataataacttttgattttttttccagtTCCACCACAAATTCATTGGTCATTCTCGTTGGGCTAATTGTTAAATTTTTGTTTCATCTACGACCTAGCCAAAGGGTGGCTCCGTGCCCCCCTTCCAATTTCTATCTAATTGCCACAAGAAAACTATCGAAAAGGGGAATCTAATCCTAACCCGACCTAACTCATGTCCTATTGCATCGATAAGAAAATGCACATTAGAGGGCACTTGAGAGTAAGGAGGAGATTCATGGAGATACCATGTGAGGATCATGGCTCGTGTGGGGTTAGGATCAGATCGGTTCAATCAGGATTAgatcgatcaagctttgactttGATGTGATTAATCGAGATCAGATTTTTAGGATCTGTCTAGGGcctcccccccaaaaaaaaagacACAAAATGGGTCAATTTAAAGACCAACAAAGTAGCCTAAAAAAATGCGTAGAATCATTGTAACGTAAGATCATATTGTTTCTACCGATCGTATCGATTCTATCGTAAAAGACGATTCTAAACGATCCTTGATCGATTTGGTACTTTCATGTTGCGCAAAGagagggcaacacctctcaacctctaaaacgcggaagaagaggaagagagaaaagagatcgcgcggagcaACAAGATaaagacgcacaaaaggagagcaaacacgaggaaggagaagaagagaaagaaaaagagttatcATAGTTCGGCAGcctgcctactccacaaaatCGGCTGAAGCTTTATTATAATTctttctacacaagagaatcacatctaatgattcttgtatttgttgttgtacaataggtttacaatcATCCCTATAAATAATGTTAAACCCTAGGCccggtaaaatcgtaacagaattttgttatgaaaaatcataaaaaaaatttgttatataaaatcttaacagaattttattgcgaaaaatcttaacaaatttttctttcataacatccctcatattaacctttatccaaatatgagtcactcgtcaacaatctccaccttggcgaatattcaccccttcgaagaatacgAGTATCTGAACAAAACTCCATCTAGATCTCTTGGTCTAAACTTCCTTCCTCTAGTATCTAGAGATAtagatcaagttcaagcaatacttaaacttctctgtggtcactggctttgtcagcatatctgcagcattgtctgcagtgtgaaccttctcaagttgaatgtccccggaagcaatcaactctctgatcttgtgaaatctcatatcaatgtgcttggttcttgcATGATACACTTGATTTTTCGctaaatagatagcactctgactatcgcataacaacttgactccactttgctgaacacccagttctctgaccaGTCTTGTAAGCCATAAATCTTTCTTCgctgcttcagctgctgccatgtactcggaCTCAGTAATaaacaatgcaacaatagattgtatcatagatttcgaACAAATAGGTACGGTCCTCTTGCTACAGTGAATACGTATCCTATAGTAGACCTcttgttatctaaatctcctgcatagtttGCATCTACGTATCCAACAACtgaaggatcttccggttgtctactgaacatgatgtcataatcagttgtatttaTGAAGTATATGAAAATCTATTTCACTGCATCCTAATGTGGTCGatcaggatttgagagaaacttgctcaccatactaactgcttgcgccaaatctggtctcgtgcaaaccatgacatacatcagactgttggtgcaacatccctcaggtcaaggttgacctggttgaccaagcttgaatcttggtttgggtttcgatgtttaacaatgcaaggttgattgaagaagagtcaagtaggtcaaggatgaccggatacttgactgggaagtcctagtgagtgaagctaggcaggaggaaaatcctggtgagtgaagccaggtgaaagacctagtgagtgaagctaggcaattgggaagtcctagtgagtgaagctaggcaggaggaaaatcctagtgagtgaagccaggtgaaagacctagtgagtgaagctaggcaattggaaaagtcctggtgagtgaagccaggcaagagaaatccagatgggtcaaggttgaccagacatctggtgagagtccaagtaggtcaaagggattgaccagatacttggcacgagaaagaaaagtccaagtaggtcagagggactgaccggatacttgacaagaagagaaaagtccaagtgggtcaaagggattgaccaaacacttggtgagagagtcctagctggtcaagggtgaccggatgctaggtcttatgtaccaacaagtcatggttgactagatgttggtttagggggctttggacttggttttgggcaaaaaccaaggtttggattgatccgtggattgatccagcaggtttggattgatccgtggattgatccagcaggtttggattgatccgtggattgatccaacagctttggattgatccatggatcgatccagcagatctggatcaatcagtggatcgatccagaagatttgaatcgatccgccgatcgatccggtgagtccccgcgaacagaacccctctggatcaatccgtggatcgatccagaggtcccaatcgatcagtggatcgattgggacgctgctgattcgcgcgataagcgctggatcgatccgtggatcgatccaggcatgtttccagagcacagaggcgctctggatcgatccaaagcctccccgatcgattgggagcaatccaatcgattgggattcgaccgttgccgtcgtttatagctgttggcgtgcgattccttcggcagaacttcaccgattcactccagctctctcgccaactcctccacagcgctctcaaagatcagatcgccagttcttgaaggatcttggaagctttccaagtcaagaggcggatcaaaggcaacaagagaagctagggttagggttgtctgtactcattgtaagctttgcgcttgtattttgtttccctttcctttcttcttgtactgagagtcttgtagggcttctccgccctcggtagttaccgaaaaggagtgttttcatagtggagggtgcgtgcgtggtgtggatccttggattagtcatctccgttggaggtggataccaagtaaacttctagtgttagcgtgtttgtgtttgtttatgtattttccgctgcgcattcttgaagaaacaagcaacaccgagcaacgagcacgcgacgagctattcaccccccctctagctacttttggtcctaacaagtggtatcagagcgaggtcgctcttcaccggaatcatcgccggaagggtcaagtgtaacaagaaaagctagagggtgaagaagttggtgcaaattcttcaagttcaagactttatcaagctcaacttcaagatgcaattccaagatggacttggatttgacacaagggtggctccaccatacacttccacgagtttcgattcttggaaatcaagaatcaaaaatttccttatgatggagatagagcaatggtttgctctaatggaaggcttcgaggctccaagaaattcaaagggcaaagttctcaagaggagcaagtggagccaagagcaaattcaaaggagcgaggcaaatgataaagtgaccaagcttttggtcaacttattgcctagtcacactttggctcaaatcggagaattctacgatgccaaggagctttggagcaaattggcaacaatccatgaagaaccctccactgtaccgaatcaagaggaatccaaagagggtgactcattggagcaagatcaagaggaggactccgaagttgagagatgctcaacttccgaagaagaggaagtccaagaagcttcatcctcaaaggagtgcaatcaaaagagcaaggaaggagcatattccttgtttcatgtacaagaggatgaagaagaaggtgaagcctccacctctaggattgagggggagcaatcttcattgacaccggagcaagagcaagaagaatcctccacatccgggtcaagagaagatgaggataaAGAAGCTTTCACCtccgcaagtcaagcaaaatcgaatggaggaatatcttcggatcaagaggaagcttctacctccggatcaaaaggagaagatgtcacccctacaaacaaaggtataaacatttcaattaaaaataaaaatcatattatatgctttgaatgtagggaacatgggcactacaagagaaagtgccctaaattggtcaagaagaagggccaagtggcacaaaagggcaaggagaagcccaaggagaccacccccgggacaaagaagagcaaggagcacattgtgtgcttctcttgcaatcaaaaggggcattaccgaagtcaatgccctaaggggaagaaggtggtcaaggctcatggaggaagctctagtcaagggggagcctctaaggtaaagaagaaggtaacattcattgagtctatccctttacattatggtaaaaagcatgatagttcaaatttttatcattttaatgcaatttaccataagaatagaaagcatgagggcattaaggaaaagcatgtggccctacatgccaagaccaaccaacctaaggttaggaaggtagatagacttttgggcaagaacactaaggataatagatacaagcccaagaataaaaatgctcatggaacaaatgaaaaatcaaatacaaaggacttagtgagggaaaatcaagtcttgaggtcaagacttgataaaatggagaagaccctaaaaaggatggaaaatatcctattagggcaaaatggacataacctaggtttaggagtacaaaagccatccaatgtccatagaggtttgggatacaaacccaaagcaaaaagggatgtgccctcttaccatagggttccatatagttatggaaccaaccctaggtctagtggtcaagtcaaaaatactaggaaggttattcctaagagtatttttgcaataaatgtgaatAAGGCTTctgagaagtctaagaaagtcacaaacaatgTCACAAGgaaggtcatccctagagttgacctagaaaatatgaccaaggcttttaagaagcccaacaaggtcactaggaaggtatctagggaagttatctttagtgagtacctagagcatccaaggagcaccaataggtgttgggttcctaggagcatcttctctaccccatagatgggttagagagtgtcaactccgattagaagggtggttaaccgaactttgaggaaattgacactcaaggagtattttcaaggttttcgttaatctttgaaaatgaaatagaatttttgtttactccttgaaagagtgaAATGTGCCTAttggtgaaaaaaaaaatgattttatcctaaaatggcacaaatttgggaaaaccttaagaaataccaagttgggagtttggtattctcttgaaaatttaaggcaatccgggccttgatttacgtaatcactcttgaggaaaaatggattatgccaacatttgaggaatgttttaaatttttaattggcataattaattcaagagattaaagaaatgtcaagttgggttttgacattttcttaaggaaattgg from Zingiber officinale cultivar Zhangliang chromosome 4A, Zo_v1.1, whole genome shotgun sequence includes the following:
- the LOC121971653 gene encoding photosystem I subunit O-like; this translates as MAAATSSVTGLALPSLNNGFLKPQVAARVSLQQKPTSGPGKFTCSFPRDWLRTDLNVIGFGLIGWIAPSSIPVINGKSLTGLFFESIGAELAHWPTGPALTSQFWLWLVTWHIGLFLTLTFGQIGFKGRTEDYFSK